TAGCTGAGCATGTCCGGCAGGTCCACCTCGACCCAACGCAGCGAAGCGGGAAGCTGCATCCGGTACGGCCGGGCATCGAGTCCGGCGGCCAGGTTGATGACCATGTCGGTGCCCTGCTGCACCTCGCGCTCCACAATCTGGTCGACCAGCCATGTGCGGGCGACGTACGACCAGGAATGCTTCTGGGCGAAGGGCATGGCGGCGGCGATCTGCCGGCCGCGCTCGCCGGCCAGCTTGCGGGCATGGGGGTCGCGGAAGACGGCGTCGGCGCGCTCGCTCTCCTGGGCGCGGTACACTGCGACCCACAAGGCCGTATCGGAGATGTGCCGGATGGGGTTTGCCGAACCCATGGGTACAGAATCATACTGTCCGCGCTTGGCGAATCCAACTCCCATCCCGGAGTCGCGGCTGATGTCTTTGGACGTCTTTCGCGGCATGACCATCGCCGCCATGATCCTGGTCAACAATGCCGGAGACTGGGGGCACGTCTATGGGCCGCTCGAGCACGCGGAATGGAACGGGTGGACCCCGACCGACCTGATCTTCCCCTTCTTCCTCTTCATCGTGGGCGTGGCCATGGTCTTGTCGTTCGAGGCCCGCAAGGCCAGGGGAGCGACGAGGATGGCGCTCCTGCGGCACGCACTTCTGCGCGCCGCCATCATCTTCGCGCTGGGGCTCTTCCTCGAGGGCTATCCCTTCCATCTCCGCACCATGCGCCTTCCGGGGGTGCTGCAGCGAATCGCGGTGGTGTACCTGGTTGCATCGCTGACCGTGCTTTATTGCGGGCGCAGGCTGCGCTCGGCGATCGCCGCCGCCATCCTGCTGGGCTACTGGGCGCTACTGAAGCTGGTGCCGGTCCCGGGCTACGGGGCGGGCGTGCTGACCATGGATGGCTCGCTGGCCGGCTACGTCGACCGTACGCTGCTCTATAACCATCTCTGGGTGGCCCACCGCTTCGATCCGGAAGGACTGGTGAGCACCCTCCCGGCGGTCGCGAGCTGCTTGCTGGGTGTCTTCGCCGGGGAATGGATACGAGAGAAGAGCGGCTTCTCGCTCATCCGAGGCCTGCTGGTGGGCGCGGTGATTGGGTTAGGGCTGGGCAGGCTGTGGGGCCTGTGGTTTCCCATCAACAAGAACCTTTGGACCAGTTCCTACGTGCTGTTCACGACCGGCTTCGCGCTGGCGCTGCTGGCGCTCTGCTACTGGACGGTGGACGTGCGCGGCTGGAGGAAGTGGGCGCAACCCTTCGTCTGGTACGGCGTCAATCCTCTGGCCATCTACTGCCTCGCCACACTCCTGGGGGTGCTGAGCGTCAACCACTCCCTGGGCGGCCGGCGGGTGAAGGACATCGTCTATGGCGGCCTCTACGCGCACCTCACCCCCGATCCCTACTTCAACTCTATGCTCTACGGGCTGAGCTACGTGCTGCTGTTCCTGGTGGTGGCCTGGCTGCTCGATCGCAAGCGGATCTTCATCAAGGTGTGATCGAGTGGCCGCAGTGCCGAGTCAAGCCTTCTGCGCCACCAATTCGGCGAATGCCTTTGCTTCCACGACCTCGCGGTAGGAGAGGACCTTCAGTCCCGGGAAGGCGCGCCGCAGCTCGTTCTTCCTGAGCAGGAAGCTCGGGTCCCTGGG
This Terriglobales bacterium DNA region includes the following protein-coding sequences:
- a CDS encoding heparan-alpha-glucosaminide N-acetyltransferase domain-containing protein, which codes for MANPTPIPESRLMSLDVFRGMTIAAMILVNNAGDWGHVYGPLEHAEWNGWTPTDLIFPFFLFIVGVAMVLSFEARKARGATRMALLRHALLRAAIIFALGLFLEGYPFHLRTMRLPGVLQRIAVVYLVASLTVLYCGRRLRSAIAAAILLGYWALLKLVPVPGYGAGVLTMDGSLAGYVDRTLLYNHLWVAHRFDPEGLVSTLPAVASCLLGVFAGEWIREKSGFSLIRGLLVGAVIGLGLGRLWGLWFPINKNLWTSSYVLFTTGFALALLALCYWTVDVRGWRKWAQPFVWYGVNPLAIYCLATLLGVLSVNHSLGGRRVKDIVYGGLYAHLTPDPYFNSMLYGLSYVLLFLVVAWLLDRKRIFIKV